One window of the Triticum dicoccoides isolate Atlit2015 ecotype Zavitan chromosome 3B, WEW_v2.0, whole genome shotgun sequence genome contains the following:
- the LOC119275655 gene encoding probable L-type lectin-domain containing receptor kinase S.5, protein MTTPRSMILSLSFIVASAGLAIQGRTCSCLQFNYPSFDMTNKNDFSFSPGSAIANGSLRIVPNTGNSSHQSGRVVYVKETLKLWNRKRTVLTSFRMQFTLNILPGEGMAFILTNSLSLPRNSGGPWLGICNNQTDGAPTNRIVAVEFDTRKSYHDDLDGNHVGLDLNSIKSVYPYPLSNLSIILSSGSDVLVSIIYNSTSHAFVLSVSQRNTSGSGGHNWRESWPVDLSRYLLDKIYLGFAGSTGDYTQLNQIKSWNFTTIDDILVAERTRHGKWVFLVLIALVLLITCSSFLVLLVRRRVTQRRRLAYRTLEKMIDAHGPVRFKLKELKHATANFSPHRKLGRGGGGTVYLGYLNGINREVAVKRVSLSSRGEKEFVAEVNTISKLSHRNLVKLIGWCHEGGELLLTYDYFPMGSLDKLLFANATTTTYSSSALTWERRYRIICGVASALDYLHHGSSKRILHRDVKPSNVMLDEAYNARLGDFGLARAIQLDGATHHSTQAVAGTRGYMAHESFFTGRASLDTDVYAFGVFAMEVVSGKSRSRSMLYDTQEIYIVDWVWRHYSLGKVMETADAVLGGVYDEMQVDSVVRLALACCHPNPRDRPSMRTAVQVLIGGAPAPTPPFERPAFVWPLSGMQQEMELPQVGVLFTGGQLITSTSLTGR, encoded by the coding sequence ATGACAACGCCCCGTAGCATGATCTTGAGCCTTTCCTTCATAGTAGCCTCTGCAGGCCTTGCCATCCAAGGCAGAACCTGCAGTTGCCTGCAATTTAACTACCCCAGCTTCGACATGACCAACAAGAATGATTTCAGCTTCAGCCCAGGTTCAGCAATTGCAAATGGTTCCCTGAGAATCGTGCCGAACACCGGAAACTCGAGCCACCAGTCGGGAAGGGTGGTATACGTAAAGGAAACCCTCAAGCTGTGGAACAGGAAGCGAACTGTGCTCACATCTTTCAGGATGCAGTTCACGCTCAACATCCTCCCGGGAGAAGGTATGGCTTTCATACTCACAAATAGCCTGTCGTTGCCCAGGAACAGCGGCGGCCCGTGGCTCGGCATATGCAACAACCAGACAGATGGCGCGCCAACGAACCGAATAGTAGCCGTGGAATTCGACACGAGAAAGAGCTACCATGACGACCTCGACGGCAACCATGTCGGGCTCGACTTGAACAGCATCAAATCTGTTTATCCGTACCCGCTCAGCAATCTTTCGATCATCCTGTCAAGCGGCTCGGATGTCTTGGTTAGTATCATCTACAACAGCACATCACATGCTTTTGTATTATCTGTAAGCCAGCGCAACACAAGTGGCAGTGGGGGGCATAATTGGCGAGAGAGCTGGCCTGTTGATCTATCACGGTACCTACTGGACAAAATATATCTGGGATTTGCAGGTTCCACGGGTGATTACACCCAACTGAACCAGATAAAATCGTGGAACTTCACCACGATAGACGACATACTCGTCGCTGAAAGAACAAGACATGGGAAGTGGGTGTTTTTGGTTCTCATTGCCTTGGTTTTGCTCATTACATGTTCATCGTTTCTTGTGTTGTTGGTGCGGAGAAGGGTGACACAGCGGAGAAGGCTAGCCTACCGCACGCTTGAGAAAATGATCGACGCACATGGCCCGGTTAGATTTAAGCTCAAGGAGTTGAAGCACGCGACCGCCAACTTCAGCCCTCACCGTAAGCTCGGTAGAGGTGGCGGCGGCACTGTTTACCTTGGATACCTGAATGGGATCAACAGAGAGGTGGCTGTGAAGCGGGTCTCACTCTCAAGCCGAGGAGAGAAGGAGTTCGTGGCGGAGGTGAACACGATCAGCAAGCTCTCCCACCGCAACCTTGTCAAGCTGATCGGTTGGTGCCACGAGGGAGGCGAACTACTCCTCACCTACGACTACTTCCCCATGGGCAGCCTGGACAAGCTATTGTTCGCCAATGCCACGACGACCACGTACTCGTCATCGGCACTCACATGGGAGCGGCGATACAGGATAATCTGTGGTGTGGCATCTGCACTCGACTACCTTCACCACGGGAGCAGCAAGAGGATCCTCCACAGGGACGTCAAGCCCAGCAATGTGATGCTCGACGAGGCATACAACGCGCGGCTGGGCGACTTCGGCCTCGCCCGTGCCATCCAGCTCGACGGAGCGACACACCACTCGACGCAGGCGGTTGCGGGCACACGGGGCTACATGGCGCACGAGAGCTTCTTCACCGGTCGTGCCAGCCTCGACACGGACGTGTACGCCTTCGGCGTCTTTGCCATGGAGGTTGTCAGTGGGAAGAGCCGAAGCAGGTCCATGCTATATGACACACAAGAAATATACATTGTGGATTGGGTCTGGAGGCATTACAGCCTGGGGAAAGTCATGGAGACAGCCGACGCGGTGCTTGGAGGAGTGTATGACGAGATGCAGGTGGATTCTGTGGTGCGGCTGGCTTTGGCTTGCTGCCACCCGAACCCGAGGGATCGACCGTCCATGCGGACGGCAGTGCAGGTGCTAATCGGTGGAGCGCCTGCCCCGACTCCCCCATTTGAGAGGCCTGCCTTTGTTTGGCCACTGTCAGGCATGCAGCAGGAGATGGAGCTGCCGCAGGTTGGTGTGCTCTTCACGGGAGGACAGCTCATCACCTCCACTTCCCTCACAGGAAGGTGA